In Silene latifolia isolate original U9 population chromosome 3, ASM4854445v1, whole genome shotgun sequence, a single window of DNA contains:
- the LOC141649052 gene encoding uncharacterized protein LOC141649052, which produces MWGYASQFKNIVRNVLSIHVQGTKMFSIIKKLKALKPALKSLNKCCFSDIENSTTIATVALENIQKLLIENPGDIVLLQQAAFLDYYQSLLGSQRETEKVNLTVVRQGACCTAEHWNILNKPVTAEEINATIITLIPKMERPETVKHYRPISCCNVIYKTISKLLCARLAVILPDIIRWNQGAFVKGRDILENILICQDLVRLYNRGMASLRYMFKLDLQKAYDTIEWNFVDQMLSALKFPPKFHHLIMACLTSPTYTLNLNGAHFGYFHGKRVNAAKSEVVFNGVTASLKADIIQVSGFQEGALPFKYLGVPIQPGRLLRRDCKVLTDKIVRKIRGIWSRKLRYAGRLVLINSMLNTLHNYWASIFLIPKCVIHQIEAICRNFLWENSTEYNRAPLVAWNDICHTKKEGGLGIKNAGVWNVASVGKLVHWLYTKADRLWVLWIDHVYLKGAEWSNYHPPPDSNWNWRNICKTRELLSGGYQGHHWRGQPTGTGYTVISGYCWLQGTHPHVQWYTDVWSPRNIPKQAFIGWLVQRKALNTRVKLARLGLCSSDSCIFCEAAAESHEHLFTDCVYTSKVITGVEDWLHLTFTGSAGYTKLQRKICRLAKMAVWYNVWYVRNICRLDQKVKKPEYVVTEIIAQVRQRIFHKIDSIEVLKNRDWLVKLDIHLM; this is translated from the exons atgtggggctATGCTAGTCAGTTTAAAAATATTGTTAGGAATGTGTTGAGCATTCATGTTCAAGGGACAAAGATGTTTTCCATTATTAAGAAGTTGAAAGCTTTGAAACCTGCTTTGAAGAGTCTGAATAAGTGTTGTTTTTCTGATATAGAAAACAGCACTACTATTGCAACTGTGGCCCTTGAAAATATTCAGAAGCTGCTGATTGAGAACCCTGGTGATATTGTTTTACTGCAGCAG GCTGCTTTCCTTGATTACTATCAATCTCTTCTAGGGTCTCAGAGAGAGACTGAGAAAGTGAACCTGACTGTTGTGAGACAAGGAGCTTGTTGTACTGCTGAACATTGGAATATCTTGAACAAGCCTGTTACTGCTGAGGAG ATAAATGCTACCATTATTACTCTCATCCCTAAGATGGAAAGACCAGAGACTGTTAAGCACTATAGACCTATTTCCTGTTGTAATGTGATTTACAAAACCATCTCAAAGCTGTTGTGTGCTAGGCTTGCTGTAATTTTGCCTGATATCATCAGATGGAATCAAGGAGCCTTTGTTAAAGGGAGAGACATTCTTGAAAACATCCTTATTTGTCAAGATTTGGTCAGGCTTTACAATAGGGGTATGGCTTCTCTTAGGTATATGTTTAAATTGGATTTGCAGAAGGCTTATGATACTATAGAGTGGAATTTTGTGGATCAAATGCTGTCAGCTCTTAAGTTTCCTCCTAAATTCCATCACTTGATAATGGCTTGTCTTACTTCTCCTACCTACACTTTAAATTTAAACGGTGCTCATTTTGGCTATTTCCATGGAAAGAGGG TCAATGCTGCCAAGTCTGAGGTTGTCTTCAATGGCGTAACTGCTAGTTTGAAAGCTGATATCATTCAGGTCTCAGGATTCCAGGAAGGTGCACTGCCTTTTAAATACTTGGGAGTCCCAATTCAACCTGGCAGGCTATTAAGGAGGGATTGTAAAGTTCTCACTGATAAAATTGTCAGGAAAATTAGAGGTATTTGGTCAAGGAAGCTCAGATATGCAGGAAGACTGGTCCTTATTAATTCTATGCTGAATACCTTGCATAACTACTGGGCATCTATCTTTCTAATACCTAAGTGTGTAATCCATCAAATTGAAGCTATTTGTAGGAATTTCTTATGGGAAAATAGCACTGAATACAATAGGGCTCCTTTGGTTGCTTGGAATGATATTTGCCATACTAAGAAGGAGGGAGGACTAGGGATTAAAAATGCTGGGGTGTGGAATGTGGCTAGTGTGGGGAAGTTGGTGCACTGGCTATATACTAAAGCAGATAGGTTATGGGTCTTATGGATTGATCATGTTTACCTTAAAGGAGCTGAGTGGTCTAACTATCATCCACCTCCAGATTCTAATTGGAACTGGAGGAATATTTGTAAAACTAGGGAGCTTTTGTCTGGTGGATATCAGGGTCATCACTGGAGAGGGCAACCTACTGGTACTGGTTACACTGTTATTTCTGGCTACTGTTGGTTACAGGGCACACATCCCCATGTCCAATGGTACACTGATGTTTGGAGTCCACGGAATATACCTAAACAGGCTTTTATAGGATGGTTGGTTCAGAGGAAGGCTTTAAATACTCGTGTTAAGTTAGCAAGATTGGGCCTTTGCAGCTCTGATAGCTGTATTTTTTGTGAAGCAGCTGCTGAGTCTCATGAGCATCTGTTCACAGATTGTGTATACACTTCAAAGGTGATTACTGGAGTTGAGGATTGGTTGCACCTTACTTTTACTGGTAGTGCTGGCTATACTAAGCTTCAGAGAAAGATATGTCGACTAGCTAAGATGGCAGTTTGGTATAATGTTTGGTATGTCAGGAACATTTGCAGGTTGGATCAGAAAGTGAAGAAGCCTGAGTATGTTGTAACTGAGATCATAGCTCAAGTTCGTCAAAGAATTTTTCACAAGATTGATAGCATAGAGGTGTTAAAGAATAGAGATTGGTTAGTCAAGTTAGATATACATCTCATGTAA